A single window of Thermodesulfovibrionia bacterium DNA harbors:
- a CDS encoding PilZ domain-containing protein, with translation MSNQRRSKRVNHRLDAEVVLEKKSYWGSIENFSEVGIFKISVPDEEVVEFIPGAGVLIRFQLPSKEEINLNCSIKWLRITPEPLAGIIYNMGMEIHNPPQQYLNFVHSLYVLE, from the coding sequence ATGAGTAACCAGAGACGTTCAAAACGCGTAAATCACAGGCTGGATGCTGAGGTTGTACTTGAGAAAAAGTCATATTGGGGATCAATAGAGAACTTCTCTGAAGTGGGGATCTTCAAGATATCAGTTCCTGATGAAGAAGTTGTCGAATTCATCCCCGGCGCAGGGGTTTTAATAAGGTTTCAACTGCCCTCAAAAGAAGAGATCAACCTGAACTGCTCTATAAAATGGCTGCGTATCACACCCGAACCGCTTGCAGGGATCATATATAACATGGGAATGGAGATACATAACCCGCCGCAGCAATATCTGAACTTCGTTCACAGCCTTTATGTGTTAGAATAA
- the lptC gene encoding LPS export ABC transporter periplasmic protein LptC — translation MKGKFFIVLSIISALGILILLGSNEEGIIINPSYHTSVMRGIHLNHKNGNALKWELFARNATFPEDKKDIIIDSLELKIHDGHDIYITGGKGIYNINKKDLAIEDKIEIKLKDGVFKTDSLKWESEEGLITAPNGVEFISDNFTIEGTGLVADVSKEKIRILKNVKGTFYR, via the coding sequence ATGAAGGGTAAGTTTTTTATTGTATTATCAATAATATCAGCCCTTGGGATCTTAATCCTCCTGGGCAGCAATGAAGAAGGTATTATTATAAACCCCTCATACCATACTTCTGTAATGCGTGGAATTCACCTGAACCACAAAAATGGAAATGCACTCAAATGGGAACTCTTTGCCAGGAACGCGACATTTCCGGAAGACAAAAAAGATATCATTATTGATTCACTTGAGCTGAAGATCCATGACGGGCATGATATATATATTACCGGCGGGAAAGGTATATATAATATAAACAAGAAAGACCTTGCTATAGAAGATAAGATAGAGATAAAACTGAAAGACGGGGTCTTTAAAACCGATTCGCTCAAATGGGAAAGCGAAGAGGGGCTGATAACTGCTCCTAATGGTGTTGAATTTATTAGTGATAATTTCACAATTGAAGGAACCGGACTTGTGGCTGACGTAAGCAAAGAGAAGATAAGGATACTTAAGAATGTCAAAGGCACTTTTTACCGTTAA
- a CDS encoding cyclic nucleotide-binding domain-containing protein, with the protein MKNLSNEELLKIKAEINVFRYLSEEDIKEISGYFKIKSAAANSIIWKEFSPCDYVAFILSGSVKMTKETEFKGKEIVFGIYKKGATIGALCILDRGIRPVTAVALEDVSLVLITREDFDELIEKYPRSGARLLKGMLLSLSMRLRCSYDRMTSVF; encoded by the coding sequence ATGAAGAATTTATCTAATGAAGAGCTCCTGAAAATAAAAGCTGAGATCAACGTATTCCGCTACTTGAGCGAAGAGGATATTAAAGAGATATCCGGCTACTTCAAGATTAAGTCAGCGGCAGCAAACAGCATCATCTGGAAAGAGTTCAGCCCTTGCGACTATGTCGCCTTTATACTTTCAGGAAGCGTGAAGATGACGAAGGAGACGGAGTTCAAAGGGAAAGAGATAGTATTCGGCATTTACAAAAAAGGAGCGACCATCGGCGCCTTATGCATACTTGACCGAGGCATCAGGCCTGTTACAGCCGTAGCATTAGAAGATGTCTCTCTGGTTCTTATTACGCGTGAGGACTTTGATGAACTGATAGAAAAGTATCCGAGATCAGGCGCCAGACTGTTAAAAGGAATGCTCCTTTCACTCTCAATGCGCCTGAGATGTTCATATGACCGCATGACATCGGTATTCTGA
- a CDS encoding RnfABCDGE type electron transport complex subunit D, protein MAEEKKDKQLIVSVSPHVRDEESVSKIMWSVNFALFPALIASFYYFGPRAMFVTALCIGSSVGFEYIYQRSLNKKISVHDGSAFLTGLLLAMNLPPDLPFYIPIVGSFVAIVIVKQLFGGLGYNVFNPALIGRAFLLITWTKAMTVWKEPTAAFAALDAKTTATPLGILKEEGISKLIEAFGTKSDLYMSLFTGHRAGSLGETSVIFLLIGALYLLYKKYITWHIPVSFMATVGLLAWAFGGKSGLFSGDPIIHMMSGGLVLGAFFMATDYVTCPTIRKGQIIFGIGCGALTMLIRLKGGYPEGVMFAILLMNCFAPLIDRGVKPDLFGAVKKKKVMEDKK, encoded by the coding sequence ATGGCGGAAGAGAAAAAAGATAAACAATTGATCGTATCGGTCAGCCCTCATGTCAGGGATGAGGAGTCTGTATCAAAGATAATGTGGAGCGTCAACTTTGCGCTCTTCCCGGCTTTGATAGCATCGTTCTACTATTTCGGTCCAAGGGCGATGTTTGTAACCGCTCTATGTATCGGCTCTTCAGTAGGTTTTGAATATATCTACCAGAGGTCTTTAAATAAAAAGATATCTGTGCATGACGGGAGCGCCTTCCTGACCGGGCTTCTCCTTGCGATGAACCTTCCGCCTGACCTTCCTTTTTATATACCAATAGTCGGTTCGTTTGTAGCTATAGTAATTGTAAAGCAGCTCTTCGGCGGGCTTGGATATAATGTCTTTAATCCGGCGCTTATCGGAAGGGCCTTCTTATTGATCACATGGACAAAGGCCATGACTGTATGGAAAGAGCCTACTGCCGCATTTGCTGCTCTTGATGCCAAGACCACTGCGACCCCTCTGGGGATATTAAAGGAAGAAGGCATATCAAAGCTCATTGAGGCGTTCGGAACAAAAAGCGACCTGTACATGAGTCTTTTTACAGGCCACAGGGCAGGATCTCTCGGTGAGACCTCGGTGATATTTCTCCTTATCGGAGCTCTTTATCTTCTTTATAAAAAGTATATAACCTGGCATATACCAGTCTCTTTTATGGCGACAGTCGGCCTGCTTGCCTGGGCGTTTGGCGGCAAAAGCGGATTGTTTTCCGGCGACCCCATTATTCATATGATGAGCGGCGGCCTGGTGCTCGGCGCCTTCTTTATGGCTACAGACTATGTGACATGCCCGACTATAAGGAAAGGCCAGATAATCTTCGGTATAGGCTGCGGGGCACTGACCATGCTCATACGTTTGAAAGGCGGTTATCCTGAGGGCGTAATGTTTGCGATACTGCTTATGAACTGTTTCGCCCCGCTTATCGACAGGGGTGTAAAACCTGACCTCTTCGGGGCGGTCAAGAAGAAGAAAGTCATGGAAGATAAGAAATGA
- the rsxC gene encoding electron transport complex subunit RsxC, whose protein sequence is MVRTDTFKRGVHPHDSKELTAGNPTQNAPLPKRVVIPLSQHIGAPAKAEVSIGDEVKKYQLIGSAPGFVSAPVHASISGKVVAISDFLHPSGRMVQSVVIESDEKDEGIALIDTPDFMALSADEIKALIRDAGIVGLGGAAFPTNVKLSPPKEKTIDVVILNGAECEPYLTADHRLMVEQPKSIVNGLKLIMKAVGVTNGYIGIEKNKPDAIEAMKKASEGEAGIEVRPLTVKYPQGAEKMLIKAITGREVPGKGGLPMDVGAVVQNVGTALAVYEAVRFGKPLIERIVTVTGRGVKEPKNLMVRIGTLVSEIIKDCGGLAEGAVKVISGGPMMGFAQWNLDVPVIKGTSGILVQSEDEFISTDEYSACIRCGRCIDVCPMGLNPSMISILSEKGRFEETKDYNLFDCFECGSCAFVCPSKRPMVQFVRLAKSQTKPG, encoded by the coding sequence ATGGTTAGAACCGATACATTTAAAAGAGGGGTTCATCCCCATGACTCCAAAGAACTTACTGCTGGCAATCCAACCCAGAATGCCCCTTTACCTAAAAGAGTGGTAATTCCTTTAAGCCAGCATATAGGCGCGCCTGCAAAGGCTGAGGTGAGTATCGGCGATGAGGTCAAAAAGTACCAGCTGATCGGCTCCGCGCCGGGTTTTGTATCCGCTCCTGTTCACGCTTCCATATCAGGCAAAGTCGTTGCAATAAGCGACTTTCTTCACCCTTCAGGCAGAATGGTGCAGTCTGTTGTGATAGAGAGCGATGAGAAAGACGAGGGCATTGCATTAATTGATACCCCGGATTTCATGGCTTTAAGCGCAGATGAGATAAAGGCACTGATAAGGGATGCAGGCATAGTCGGGCTCGGAGGGGCAGCTTTTCCAACCAATGTGAAACTCTCCCCTCCCAAAGAAAAAACAATTGATGTTGTCATCCTTAACGGCGCTGAATGCGAACCCTACCTCACTGCTGACCACAGGCTTATGGTGGAGCAGCCAAAGTCTATTGTTAACGGGCTTAAACTGATAATGAAAGCGGTCGGTGTGACAAACGGATATATAGGAATAGAGAAGAACAAGCCGGACGCAATTGAGGCGATGAAGAAGGCTTCAGAGGGTGAGGCCGGCATAGAGGTCAGGCCTCTTACAGTAAAGTATCCGCAGGGCGCTGAAAAGATGCTGATCAAGGCTATCACCGGCAGAGAGGTTCCAGGGAAAGGCGGCCTTCCAATGGATGTCGGCGCTGTTGTTCAGAATGTCGGCACAGCACTTGCCGTATATGAGGCGGTACGCTTTGGCAAGCCTCTTATTGAGAGGATAGTGACGGTAACAGGCAGAGGTGTTAAGGAGCCGAAGAACCTCATGGTCCGTATAGGCACACTTGTATCAGAGATCATTAAAGACTGCGGCGGTCTTGCTGAGGGCGCTGTGAAGGTTATAAGCGGCGGGCCTATGATGGGCTTTGCCCAGTGGAACCTTGATGTTCCTGTGATTAAAGGAACTTCAGGGATACTTGTTCAGAGTGAAGATGAGTTCATATCAACTGACGAGTACTCCGCCTGCATAAGATGCGGCCGCTGTATAGATGTCTGCCCGATGGGGCTTAATCCTTCAATGATAAGTATTCTTTCCGAGAAGGGCCGTTTTGAAGAGACAAAGGATTACAACCTCTTTGACTGCTTTGAATGCGGGTCATGCGCTTTCGTATGTCCGTCAAAGAGGCCGATGGTTCAGTTCGTCAGGCTTGCCAAATCACAGACCAAACCAGGGTAA
- the rapZ gene encoding RNase adapter RapZ: MKRIKTGHFSTILLTGLSGAGKTVALNALEDSGFFCVDNLPVTLIKTFVNLCSKTPAVSKVAIGVDIRGGKFLPAFSDIIPTLKKKFKMEVIFLEAKEDVLLSRFKETRRPHPLGLNDIKKSTQKEKKLLSSIRKEADRIIDTSKLTPHQLRKLIISSHLGANSKSMAITLISFGYKYGVPLESDLLFDVRFLPNPFFIKELKKYPGTSAKVKNFVLQKEDTIKFLDKLYPLLDSIIPLYIKEGKSYLTIGIGCTGGMHRSPAIAEEIKKTLKKQKLNVSVLHRDLPLS, encoded by the coding sequence ATGAAACGCATTAAAACCGGACATTTCTCTACTATACTGCTGACAGGGCTTTCGGGCGCCGGAAAGACAGTGGCGCTCAACGCCCTTGAAGACAGCGGATTCTTCTGTGTCGACAATCTCCCTGTTACTCTCATTAAGACCTTTGTAAACCTATGCAGCAAAACTCCGGCTGTTTCAAAGGTCGCTATCGGAGTAGATATCAGAGGCGGTAAGTTTCTGCCCGCATTCTCGGATATAATCCCGACCCTTAAAAAGAAGTTTAAGATGGAGGTGATCTTCCTTGAGGCAAAAGAAGATGTGCTCTTGAGCAGGTTCAAGGAGACAAGGCGCCCCCACCCTCTTGGCCTGAATGATATAAAAAAGTCGACACAAAAAGAGAAAAAGCTCCTTTCATCCATCAGGAAAGAGGCAGACAGGATAATAGATACATCTAAATTAACACCGCACCAGCTCAGAAAACTTATTATAAGTTCCCACCTCGGGGCAAATAGCAAAAGCATGGCGATCACCCTGATCTCTTTCGGATACAAGTACGGCGTTCCGCTTGAATCAGATCTTCTATTTGACGTGCGCTTCCTTCCAAACCCTTTCTTTATAAAAGAACTTAAAAAATATCCCGGTACATCGGCAAAAGTAAAAAACTTCGTTCTTCAAAAAGAAGATACAATAAAGTTCCTCGATAAACTCTACCCTCTTCTTGACAGCATAATCCCGCTATATATAAAAGAGGGCAAGAGCTACCTTACGATAGGCATAGGATGCACAGGAGGCATGCACCGCTCACCGGCAATTGCTGAAGAGATTAAAAAGACCCTCAAGAAACAGAAGCTGAATGTCTCTGTATTGCACAGGGATCTGCCGCTCTCATAA
- the raiA gene encoding ribosome-associated translation inhibitor RaiA produces the protein MNITVHAKHMELTDNLKKYAEEKIGKFNKYFSDVIETTVTLSIEKYRHKAEVLIKANGSFIQAESITDEMYSSIDEVVEKLERQVKKNKEKLASKRKGREKPGEIFAGEEPAPAIIKSRSFDTKPMSIDEAAMQMEMLKRDFFIFTNASSGQINVLHKRKDGNLGHIEPQ, from the coding sequence ATGAACATTACAGTACATGCCAAACATATGGAACTTACAGACAACCTGAAAAAATACGCTGAGGAGAAGATAGGGAAGTTCAATAAGTATTTCAGCGATGTTATAGAAACGACAGTCACCCTCAGCATTGAGAAGTACCGGCACAAGGCAGAAGTCCTCATAAAAGCCAACGGTTCTTTTATACAGGCTGAAAGCATAACCGATGAGATGTATTCCTCCATTGATGAGGTTGTTGAAAAGTTAGAGCGTCAGGTCAAAAAGAATAAAGAAAAACTCGCATCTAAAAGAAAGGGAAGGGAGAAACCCGGAGAAATATTTGCCGGTGAAGAACCTGCCCCTGCCATAATCAAAAGCAGGTCTTTTGATACCAAGCCCATGAGCATTGATGAAGCAGCCATGCAGATGGAGATGCTCAAAAGGGATTTCTTCATATTTACCAATGCATCTTCAGGCCAGATAAATGTTCTGCACAAAAGAAAAGACGGCAATTTGGGGCACATAGAACCACAATAA
- the lptA gene encoding lipopolysaccharide transport periplasmic protein LptA, with protein MSKALFTVNIFLAITLFFMPVVASHASTLKRDTPIVITSDTLTADNKNDTAIFEGSVVATSQDIKISSDKMTVYYRDGDSKIAKIHAVGNIKVQKDGMAIFSEEAEYIDEEEKIIFTGNPKVIENDNSITGTRIIYFLKDDRAVVEGSKVLIKNKK; from the coding sequence ATGTCAAAGGCACTTTTTACCGTTAACATATTCCTGGCGATTACATTATTTTTCATGCCGGTAGTTGCCTCACACGCGTCTACCCTGAAAAGAGACACCCCGATAGTTATTACCTCCGATACGCTGACCGCTGACAATAAAAATGACACAGCCATATTTGAAGGCTCTGTCGTTGCAACATCTCAGGATATTAAGATCTCCTCAGATAAGATGACAGTTTATTACAGAGATGGAGACAGCAAGATCGCAAAAATACACGCAGTTGGAAATATCAAGGTCCAAAAAGACGGGATGGCTATCTTTTCAGAAGAAGCGGAATACATAGATGAAGAAGAGAAGATAATCTTTACAGGGAATCCTAAGGTCATTGAAAATGATAACTCCATAACAGGGACCAGAATAATCTATTTCCTCAAGGATGACCGAGCTGTTGTAGAAGGCAGCAAGGTACTTATAAAAAACAAGAAATAA
- a CDS encoding Crp/Fnr family transcriptional regulator — protein MQNQYNEYCSYLVGELTKLISINAEEFKILLDYFHCRNVSKGVTLWREGDDCDYIAFVASGRVMISKETELKGNPVVLGIYGTGSFIGALCILDNSGRAVTAETLDDTSLMIITKENFDKLMNENPALWGKLLKGILLSVSKRLKSSFERLVTVF, from the coding sequence ATGCAAAATCAATATAACGAATACTGCTCCTACCTGGTGGGAGAGCTCACCAAGTTAATTTCCATTAATGCCGAAGAATTCAAAATTCTGCTGGATTATTTTCATTGCAGAAATGTTTCCAAAGGCGTGACTCTCTGGAGAGAGGGAGATGATTGTGACTACATTGCATTTGTAGCATCGGGCAGGGTTATGATATCCAAGGAGACAGAGTTAAAGGGCAACCCTGTAGTGCTCGGCATCTACGGCACAGGGTCTTTCATAGGCGCACTGTGCATACTTGATAACAGCGGCAGGGCTGTTACTGCTGAAACACTTGATGACACCTCGCTCATGATAATAACCAAAGAGAATTTCGACAAGCTCATGAATGAAAATCCTGCATTATGGGGGAAACTGCTGAAGGGTATCCTTCTCTCCGTATCAAAGCGTCTTAAAAGTTCCTTCGAACGCCTCGTCACGGTTTTTTAA
- a CDS encoding FMN-binding protein, which yields MKPIEIIKIAFNLAVVYVIGGLLIAVIYAYTSPVKFQKEKEEKEAALQTMMPEADQVEELGMWEPHHKHSEYYAARKCGEVKIEKVTDEKTGKSKEIKKCINGTDIGYIAESYGKGYSSYIHVFVSLGNDLLIKKVKILGHKETPGLGDEVEKDYFLDQFVGKTADDLVVVKTETDKNIQAITGATISTRAVAEDAVKNAVNMLKEKLGSGNSTSEVEK from the coding sequence ATGAAACCAATAGAGATCATAAAGATAGCCTTTAACCTCGCTGTTGTATATGTCATAGGCGGGTTATTGATAGCGGTTATCTATGCTTATACCTCTCCGGTCAAATTTCAGAAAGAGAAAGAGGAGAAAGAGGCGGCCCTTCAGACGATGATGCCTGAGGCAGATCAGGTTGAGGAATTGGGAATGTGGGAACCGCACCATAAACATTCTGAATACTATGCCGCGAGGAAATGCGGAGAGGTAAAGATAGAGAAGGTAACGGATGAAAAGACCGGCAAGTCCAAGGAAATAAAAAAATGCATAAACGGCACGGATATCGGATATATCGCGGAGAGCTACGGCAAAGGCTATTCCAGTTATATACATGTTTTTGTTTCTCTGGGCAACGATCTTCTTATCAAGAAAGTAAAGATACTCGGGCATAAAGAGACACCCGGACTTGGAGATGAGGTGGAGAAAGATTATTTTCTTGATCAGTTTGTCGGGAAGACCGCAGATGACCTTGTTGTTGTAAAGACAGAGACTGACAAGAATATTCAGGCGATAACAGGAGCTACCATATCAACCCGCGCGGTGGCTGAAGATGCGGTCAAGAATGCGGTTAATATGCTCAAGGAAAAACTGGGTTCAGGAAACAGTACAAGCGAGGTTGAGAAATGA
- the rpoN gene encoding RNA polymerase factor sigma-54, with product MAMQEQKLQLKMSQKLVLTPQLQQSIKLLQLPLLELSQELTQELMSNPLLEEITDGETFEKSSSSELKHDDEAIQQPVEESESPLEKIFGYTTDNYFEERESDGRDLGYFNDGIDTPSPFERNTHKPDLYEHLLWQLRLSNIPESIGHIIEIMINNLNEYGYLDASLDEIAKAAETDIQTAEKALSSMQGFDPAGVGARNLQECLILQLKPLDLQGTLVENILRHGFNELERKNLKQLASKLHASFDDILAAVKIIEGLEPRPGRNYSSDEPTYVTPDVFVEEADGQFIITLNNEGSPRLRISAFYRRLLADKINLGKEEKEFLREKLRSALWLLKSLDQRNKTIYRVTESLLKFQEDFFRKGFKHLKPLKLKDIAEDLGMHESTISRVTSSKYMQCPQGVVSLKSFFSNAISSTSGSIPSSNVKETIRKFIEDEDSKKPYSDKKITELLKNNGVDIARRTVAKYREELKIPSNTKRKKWA from the coding sequence ATGGCTATGCAGGAACAAAAACTACAGCTGAAGATGTCCCAGAAGCTGGTGCTTACCCCCCAGCTTCAACAGTCTATAAAGCTGCTTCAGCTTCCTCTTCTGGAACTATCCCAGGAGCTGACCCAGGAGTTGATGAGCAATCCCCTGCTTGAAGAGATCACCGATGGTGAAACTTTTGAAAAAAGTTCCTCATCTGAATTAAAGCATGATGATGAAGCAATTCAACAACCTGTTGAAGAAAGCGAGTCCCCTCTTGAGAAGATATTCGGATATACAACCGATAACTACTTTGAAGAGAGAGAGAGCGACGGCAGGGATCTTGGTTATTTCAATGACGGCATTGATACGCCTTCCCCTTTTGAGCGCAATACCCACAAACCTGACCTTTACGAACACCTGCTGTGGCAGCTAAGGCTTTCAAATATCCCGGAGTCAATAGGCCATATAATCGAGATAATGATAAACAACCTTAATGAGTACGGTTATCTTGACGCTTCTCTTGATGAGATAGCAAAGGCCGCTGAAACCGACATCCAAACCGCTGAGAAAGCGCTGTCAAGTATGCAGGGGTTTGACCCGGCCGGTGTCGGAGCAAGAAATCTTCAGGAATGCCTGATCCTACAGTTGAAACCTCTTGACCTTCAGGGCACTCTCGTTGAGAATATCCTCCGTCATGGCTTTAATGAACTGGAGCGAAAGAACCTGAAGCAGCTTGCCTCAAAACTGCACGCCTCTTTTGACGATATATTAGCCGCTGTGAAGATCATTGAAGGGCTCGAACCAAGGCCCGGAAGAAATTATTCTTCTGATGAACCTACTTATGTAACACCTGACGTCTTTGTTGAAGAAGCAGACGGCCAATTTATCATAACCCTGAACAATGAGGGAAGCCCCAGGCTGAGGATATCAGCTTTTTACAGGAGGCTCCTGGCTGACAAAATCAATCTGGGCAAAGAAGAGAAAGAGTTCCTCAGGGAGAAGCTTCGGTCAGCCCTCTGGCTGCTCAAGAGCCTTGACCAGAGGAACAAGACCATATACAGGGTCACAGAGAGCCTGCTCAAGTTTCAGGAAGATTTTTTTAGAAAGGGATTTAAACATCTTAAGCCTTTAAAATTGAAAGACATCGCAGAAGACCTGGGAATGCATGAAAGCACGATAAGCCGAGTAACTTCCAGCAAATATATGCAGTGCCCTCAGGGGGTCGTAAGCTTAAAGTCTTTCTTCAGCAATGCAATATCTTCGACAAGCGGCAGCATACCTTCGTCAAATGTTAAAGAGACTATCAGAAAGTTCATCGAGGATGAAGATTCTAAAAAACCTTACAGTGACAAAAAAATAACTGAGCTGCTTAAAAACAACGGGGTTGATATAGCCCGAAGGACCGTAGCCAAATACAGGGAGGAACTAAAGATACCTTCAAATACCAAACGCAAAAAATGGGCATGA
- the lptB gene encoding LPS export ABC transporter ATP-binding protein, protein MHTLDITELKKSYSGKPVVSGISMNINSGEVVGLLGPNGAGKTTSFYMILGLIEPDSGSIYLDGEDLSSYPMYKRSRKGIGYLPQEISIFRKLSVENNIRAVIEMTDAKDKEEKLNRIMEEFNLAPFANRLGYQLSGGERRRVEIARALAIDPLFILLDEPFAGIDPIAVMDLKKTLSQLKSKGIGLIITDHNVRETLSITDRAYIISDGKIIAHGIPTELIANELVKRSYLGEEFRL, encoded by the coding sequence ATGCATACTCTTGATATTACAGAACTAAAAAAGAGCTATAGCGGCAAACCCGTTGTCTCAGGAATAAGCATGAATATCAATTCCGGAGAGGTGGTGGGGCTTCTCGGACCGAACGGGGCAGGAAAGACAACATCATTCTATATGATACTCGGCCTTATTGAGCCGGACAGCGGCTCTATCTATCTCGACGGCGAAGACCTGAGCAGCTACCCTATGTACAAAAGATCAAGGAAGGGGATCGGCTACCTCCCACAGGAGATCTCAATCTTCAGAAAGCTGAGCGTTGAGAACAATATCAGGGCTGTCATTGAGATGACAGACGCCAAAGATAAAGAGGAAAAGCTGAACCGCATAATGGAAGAGTTCAACCTTGCCCCTTTTGCAAACAGACTTGGATATCAGCTGTCCGGAGGCGAACGCAGAAGAGTGGAGATTGCAAGGGCCCTTGCCATAGACCCTCTGTTTATACTGCTGGATGAGCCGTTTGCCGGGATAGATCCTATTGCGGTAATGGATCTGAAGAAGACACTCTCGCAGCTGAAAAGCAAAGGTATAGGCCTTATCATCACAGACCATAATGTCAGGGAGACGCTCTCGATAACTGACAGGGCATACATAATAAGTGACGGGAAGATAATCGCACACGGCATCCCGACAGAACTGATAGCCAATGAACTTGTAAAGAGAAGCTATCTCGGAGAGGAGTTCAGGTTATAA